In Verrucomicrobiota bacterium, one genomic interval encodes:
- a CDS encoding DUF1553 domain-containing protein → MISSRRLVLPIFLVVMGTFPIVSVLSAAELPSRPLSSTSPWSFRPVQRPSLPSIKRPAWARTPIDVFVLIALERAGLDPSPPAKRRDWLRRLCFDLTGLPPSESEIVAFLEDQAPDAEERWIDRLLARQTYGERMAQHWLDVVRFAESEGFEYDRHLPGAWRYRDYVVESFNRDKSYRDFLHEQIAGDELQPPTEEGRTAAIFHRLGPVRRNAGNPEIALSRNEVLTERTDIVGAAFLGLTVGCARCHDHKLDPISQKDYYRLQAYMAASQEDDVVLAPAEEKLKWEKESSPLQAQLKSLRQRAEEAEGEERIKLRKEIEAVERRLPLLPASMPSIKNDPASRTSIHVLVRGEWERKGEAVSPGPLAALANSQPAWTGEDDRRPRTALARWLLEPGHPLTARVVVNRLWQWHFGKGLVGTPNDFGSHGASPSHPELLDWLADELVRHDWRLKPLQRMILLSASYRQESGVKPTARALALDPENRLLWRFERRRLSAEEIRDSMLAVSGVLHPSVGGPSVMAPVDSDLVALLYKPSQWEPDVKPERLFRRSVYLMAKRNLRLPFMEAFDQPSLLTSCGRRESSTHAPQALELLNGSLSNELARRFSKRLDQESGGHPRRWVERGFFLACGRLPDEEELRMGERFLAEQPGSELALALFNLNEFLYVP, encoded by the coding sequence GTGATCTCCTCACGACGGCTTGTCCTCCCGATCTTTCTGGTCGTCATGGGGACATTCCCGATCGTGTCGGTTCTTTCTGCGGCAGAGTTGCCGTCCCGCCCGCTGTCGAGCACGAGCCCGTGGTCCTTTCGACCTGTTCAACGTCCCAGTCTCCCTTCGATCAAACGTCCCGCCTGGGCTCGGACGCCGATCGACGTTTTTGTGCTGATCGCACTCGAGCGCGCCGGATTGGATCCTTCGCCACCAGCAAAGCGGCGTGATTGGTTGAGGCGCCTTTGCTTTGATCTCACGGGATTGCCACCCTCCGAATCGGAGATCGTGGCGTTTCTGGAAGACCAAGCGCCGGACGCTGAGGAGCGATGGATCGACCGATTATTGGCGCGCCAGACTTACGGGGAGCGCATGGCCCAGCACTGGCTTGATGTGGTCCGCTTTGCCGAGTCCGAAGGATTCGAATACGACCGGCACTTGCCGGGCGCCTGGCGATATCGTGATTACGTGGTGGAATCCTTCAATCGCGACAAGTCCTACCGCGATTTTCTGCATGAACAAATCGCCGGCGATGAGTTGCAACCACCGACCGAAGAGGGCCGGACTGCCGCCATCTTCCATCGCTTGGGACCCGTGCGTCGAAACGCCGGAAATCCGGAAATCGCCCTGAGCCGCAATGAAGTGCTCACGGAGCGGACGGACATCGTAGGAGCCGCGTTTCTGGGGCTGACCGTTGGGTGTGCGCGCTGTCACGATCACAAGCTCGATCCCATTTCGCAGAAGGACTATTACCGTCTGCAGGCTTACATGGCCGCGTCGCAAGAGGACGACGTGGTGCTGGCGCCTGCGGAGGAGAAGCTTAAATGGGAGAAGGAGTCCTCCCCCCTTCAGGCCCAACTCAAGAGTCTGCGGCAAAGAGCAGAGGAGGCGGAAGGCGAGGAGCGGATCAAACTTCGGAAGGAAATCGAGGCGGTGGAGCGTCGATTGCCGCTCCTGCCCGCTTCCATGCCTTCCATCAAGAACGACCCCGCGTCCCGAACGTCCATCCACGTCCTGGTTCGTGGCGAGTGGGAACGAAAGGGGGAGGCTGTGTCTCCCGGGCCCTTGGCGGCCCTGGCCAACTCCCAGCCGGCCTGGACCGGGGAGGATGACAGACGTCCGCGAACGGCCCTGGCGCGCTGGTTGCTTGAACCGGGCCATCCGTTGACGGCCCGTGTCGTGGTGAACCGGCTTTGGCAATGGCATTTCGGAAAGGGTTTGGTTGGCACGCCCAACGATTTTGGCTCGCACGGCGCGAGCCCTAGTCATCCGGAATTACTGGACTGGCTGGCGGATGAATTGGTCCGGCACGACTGGCGCTTGAAGCCCCTGCAACGCATGATTCTTCTGAGCGCCTCCTATCGCCAAGAATCAGGAGTCAAGCCCACTGCCCGTGCCCTCGCCTTGGATCCCGAGAATCGATTGCTCTGGCGATTTGAAAGACGCCGGTTGAGCGCGGAGGAGATTCGCGACTCGATGCTCGCCGTCAGCGGAGTCCTCCACCCATCGGTGGGCGGACCGAGTGTGATGGCGCCTGTGGACTCTGATTTGGTCGCGTTACTTTACAAACCCAGCCAATGGGAACCGGATGTGAAGCCCGAACGTTTGTTTCGCCGATCGGTGTATTTGATGGCGAAACGGAATTTGCGCCTCCCCTTCATGGAAGCCTTCGATCAGCCGTCATTGCTCACCAGTTGCGGCCGACGCGAATCAAGCACGCATGCGCCCCAGGCGCTCGAGTTATTGAACGGATCCCTGTCAAATGAACTGGCCCGGCGATTTTCGAAGCGCCTGGATCAAGAATCGGGAGGCCATCCGCGACGCTGGGTCGAGCGCGGCTTTTTTCTGGCTTGCGGCCGCTTGCCGGACGAGGAGGAGCTTCGGATGGGAGAACGATTTCTGGCGGAACAACCGGGGTCCGAGCTGGCCTTGGCGTTGTTCAATCTTAACGAATTTCTGTATGTTCCCTGA